The following is a genomic window from Pseudomonas parafulva.
CTCGTGCGTGGGCGCCTCGCCGTCATGCAGATCGCCGGGTTCGAGCAGGAACACCTGTCCCGGTGTGCTGCAGTGGCGCACCCGGCGGCAGTTGAACTGTTGCACGCCCTGTTCGGTGACGCCCACCAGAAAACTGTCGTGCCAGTGCGGGTCGTAGGCATGGCCGGTGAAATGCGCGCGGACCGACTCGATGCCCGTGTCGGTGTCCTGCTTGAGGTCGATCCAGTTGCTCATGGCTGCGGCTGTCCAGAGGCGTGGTGAACGAGCGTAACTCAGCGCCGAGGGTTGTGCTTAGAACGCCTGTGCACTGCCGACCTGTGGGCCTTTGCAGATTTTGTACGGGCTGTCATCTGGTAATTCTGTCAGTTTTCAACGCCTCGGTCCGGTACATAGATTTCCGCTACGGCCTTGCATCTTCAAGGCAGTCAGGGGAATCGCATGAAAAAGCTCGTTTCGCTAGGCGTTGGTGCAGCCTTCGTCCTGCATCTGCACGTTGGATCGGCCCAGGATTATTTCGTCCCACCGGGCGTGTCGCCGACACCGATCTTCGTCGAGGACTTCGAGGGTGTCGAACTGGACGCGCAGCGTTGGAGTCAGCGCGTGCCAGGCCAAAAAGACCAGTGCATCAACGAGCCTTCGGCGGTGACCGTGGACAGCGGCTACTTGACCATCCGCACCTATTCGCTGACACACGCCGACGACGAGGTCCGACACCACTGCGGCATGATCAGCACCCAAGACGAATTCATGGCCACTTACGGCTACTGGGAGGCAGCGGTGAGGTTCAAGCACGCCCCGGGCGTGAGGGTGGCGTTCTCGGTGCAATCGCCAACGATGGGCAGCGTGATCGGTGATGCCGAGAAATCCGGCGTAGAGATGGGTGTCTTCGAGCATCTTTCCGACGTCGAGCAGAGTCAGTACGCGCATGCGCTGCAGTGGGATGGCTACGGCGCCGAACATAAGGCCTGGTCGCACCTCGACCAACTCCCGACCCTGGCAGACGGTGAGTTTCACACCTTCGGCCTGTTGTGGGCCCCGGACCGCTATGAGTTCTACGTCGACGGTCAACTGAGCCAGCGCGTTTCCGCCAACGTGCCTATTTCACGCACCCCGCAGGCTATCAGGTTGAGTTCGGACATTGCGCGAGCCGATGCCCCGCAAGCCGGCTACGGCGACCGGCACACCGCACAGACCGACTTCGACGTCGACTAC
Proteins encoded in this region:
- a CDS encoding glycoside hydrolase family 16 protein yields the protein MKKLVSLGVGAAFVLHLHVGSAQDYFVPPGVSPTPIFVEDFEGVELDAQRWSQRVPGQKDQCINEPSAVTVDSGYLTIRTYSLTHADDEVRHHCGMISTQDEFMATYGYWEAAVRFKHAPGVRVAFSVQSPTMGSVIGDAEKSGVEMGVFEHLSDVEQSQYAHALQWDGYGAEHKAWSHLDQLPTLADGEFHTFGLLWAPDRYEFYVDGQLSQRVSANVPISRTPQAIRLSSDIARADAPQAGYGDRHTAQTDFDVDYVRVYPLLR